The Atribacterota bacterium genome contains a region encoding:
- the pgsC gene encoding poly-gamma-glutamate biosynthesis protein PgsC: protein MIYQAIGIGIAIGFLFYELVGLSPGGIVVPGYIALFIDQPIRVVITVGIAILTYYIVNFLSNYLILYGKRRFLSMILISFLVKWLVESFVFQFPAANIELQSIGYIIPGLLANEMNRQGIIPTLLAMSIVAILVRLILYLFIF from the coding sequence ATGATTTATCAGGCAATTGGCATCGGTATTGCAATAGGTTTCTTATTTTACGAATTGGTTGGATTATCACCAGGGGGTATAGTTGTCCCCGGGTATATCGCACTTTTTATTGATCAACCTATCAGAGTTGTTATCACAGTGGGTATAGCCATATTAACTTACTATATTGTTAATTTTCTCTCTAATTATCTAATATTATATGGGAAACGAAGATTTTTAAGTATGATACTGATTAGTTTTTTAGTTAAATGGCTGGTGGAAAGTTTCGTTTTTCAATTCCCGGCAGCAAATATTGAGCTTCAAAGTATTGGTTATATTATCCCGGGATTACTGGCAAATGAAATGAACAGACAGGGTATTATTCCTACCCTACTGGCCATGAGCATCGTAGCAATACTGGTTAGGCTTATTCTATATCTTTTTATTTTTTAA